A single region of the Methylocystis echinoides genome encodes:
- a CDS encoding type III secretion system chaperone has product MTLEMGLTNLLAEIGQYFAVGDLSLDEEGGGALRFGARTIVNLQYRPGEDVFFFYALLGAPAPDLDIYRDLLAANLFWEGTSGATLALSNDNPPNVVLTQAFHWRGKTGAQFARTIETFADVARDWSEMLSGESEDRSATPAPSDGEMAAMIRI; this is encoded by the coding sequence ATGACGCTCGAGATGGGACTGACGAATCTCCTCGCCGAAATCGGGCAGTATTTCGCGGTCGGCGATCTGAGTCTCGACGAGGAGGGCGGCGGCGCGCTCCGTTTCGGCGCGCGGACGATCGTCAATCTGCAATACCGTCCCGGGGAGGACGTTTTCTTTTTCTACGCCCTTCTCGGCGCGCCGGCTCCAGACCTCGACATCTATCGTGATCTGCTGGCGGCCAATCTTTTCTGGGAAGGAACCTCGGGCGCCACCCTGGCCCTCTCGAACGACAATCCGCCTAATGTCGTTCTCACCCAGGCGTTCCACTGGCGGGGCAAAACAGGCGCGCAGTTTGCGCGGACAATCGAGACCTTCGCCGACGTCGCTCGGGACTGGAGCGAGATGCTTTCCGGTGAGAGCGAGGATCGGTCAGCGACGCCGGCGCCGTCCGACGGGGAAATGGCCGCGATGATCCGCATCTGA